Proteins from a single region of Triticum aestivum cultivar Chinese Spring unplaced genomic scaffold, IWGSC CS RefSeq v2.1 scaffold67706, whole genome shotgun sequence:
- the LOC123178038 gene encoding protein DETOXIFICATION 40: MAGGDEHEHDAPGRLESTLTDKSAPLAEPAWAAGAVELRLLSRLAAPAVVVYMINYVMSMSTQIFSGHLGNLELAAASLGNTGVQTFAYGLMVRADSLAPPVCVSLPIY; the protein is encoded by the coding sequence ATGGCTGGCGGGGACGAGCATGAGCATGACGCGCCGGGTCGGCTGGAGAGCACCCTGACGGACAAGTCGGCGCCGCTGGCGGAGCCCGCGTGGGCGGCGGGAGCGGTCGAGCTCCGGCTGCTGTCGCGGCTGGCGGCGCCCGCGGTAGTGGTGTACATGATCAACTACGTCATGTCCATGTCCACGCAGATCTTCTCCGGCCACCTCGGGAACCtggagctcgccgccgcctcgctcggcAACACCGGCGTCCAGACCTTCGCCTATGGCCTCATGGTACGTGCGGACTCTCTAGCTCCTCCCGTCTGTGTTTCTCTGCCCATTTACTGA